CTACCAGCTGAATAGCAACCTGCTTCTCTTTCACCAGCTTTTCCAGGTTTTCAAGGTAACTGCGGCTTACCATATCCATATCACAGCCTGAACGCATAGCCTTCAGCGCCGCATCATATTTATCTGCTACATACCCCCAATGGATCATCTGGTCAATACCACCCCAGTCGCTTACAATAAAGCCATTATATCCCCAGTCACCTTTCAGCACCTTACGCTGCAGGAAATCATGTGCCGCCGCAGGAATACCATTGATTGTATTGAACGAGCTCATGAAAGTGGCCACACCTGCATCAACAGCCGCTTTAAACGGCGGCAGATAGGTTTCCCAAAGCTGGTGATCACTCATTTCAACATCATTATAATCACGTCCCGCACTTACGGCGCCATAAGCCGCAAAATGTTTGGCGCATGCCATCACAGAATTAATACCGCCAGGCCTTTCACCCTGGAAACCAAGCACACGCGCTTTTGCAATGCGCTCACCCAGGTAAGTATCTTCACCCGCCCCCTCCATAATACGCCCCCAGCGCGGATCACGCGTTATATCAACCATAGGGGCAAAAGTCCAGTGCACACCCGCCGCCGCAGTTTCTTCAGCCGCCACTTCAGCCGCCAGGCGAATAGCATCCATATCCCACGACATAGATTCTGCCAGCGGAATAGGAAACACCGTGCTATATCCATGAATTACATCAAGCCCGAACAACAACGGTATTTTAAGACGCGATTGTAAAGCCACCGCCTGTATCTCTCGCGTATCCTTTGCACCCTTTACATTCAGCAAAGAACCAACAAGCCCGCTTTTAATATCACTGAGCATGTTAACATTACGGTCAGTAACCGGGCCAGTCACATTCTTACCGGAGTATTGATTCAACTGCCCTATCTTCTCCTTCAGTGTCATCAGTCGCATGAGCGAATCTACACGCTGGCTTATCGTCTTGTGCTGGGCTATGGCGCCGCCTGCCAGGCAAAAGCACGAGGCGGCCGCCAGCACAGCATTTCTAAACTGAGCTATCATCATAATCTGTTCAATAAATTCAAAGCTGTACAAATCAGTAATCAGGATTCTGCCCCAGATTACCCGCCTTATCCAGTTCCGCCTGCGGGATAGGATACAAATAATTCTTGTTGCTGAATACCCTGTCTTCTATAACAAAAGGAGTATAAGTAAGTGTAGTGCCCGACTTCGTGATCTTCATGCCGTGAACAGGCTTGTTGAAATAAGTCTCTCCCTGCTTCCAGCGACGCACATCAAAAAAACGCTGCTCCTCAAAACATAACTCTACTCTCCGCTCATTTTTAATACGCTCCCGCATATCAGCCTGGTTAAGCCCCGTAGGTAAAGCAGGCATTCCCGCCCGAACTCTTACCGCATCTACCGACTTATACACTTCCGCATTAGGCCCTGCCGCCTCATTCAACGCCTCTGCATACATTAAGAGTATATCGGCATAACGGAAGAACACCCAGGGACGACGAACTGAAGTAGTACCTGTAATATTATAAGTGGCACTGCTACTCAGGAACTTCCGCATATAATATCCCGACTTGGTGGTATTTACATTGGTAGGAATATTATCGAGGCCACCATCAAAAGTTTCTACATTTCGGGAAAGGCTGCCCGTTTTAAAGTTGGCGCCATTATATACCACAAAAAGATTAAGCCGGGGATCTCTGTTCGCGTAAGGATTTTTAGGATCATAACCCGAACCGGCGTCAGTAATAGGTTTACCTGTTTTCATCTCAAAAGCATCTACCAGCTCCTGCGTAGGATTGGTCCTGCCCAGGCCACCGGTAAAGCCAATAGGAGCATTGTACGATTCTATAGTATTTACCGATCCTGCAGGCGTAGCAAAAATCACCTCTTTGTTGTAAGCCGTAGCAGTATTGGTATAGTTCCAGAGATTAGGATAATCAGTAGCGCTTAATAACCCATGTTTGTTCTGGTCAATGACAGCTTTGGCCGCATCCGCCGCTTTCTGCCACCTGGAAACCTCATTACCCGCATTGTATAAAGGACTGGCATATATCAAAAGCACCTTCGCCTTTAGTGCCATACCCGCCGCTTTGGTAGCCCTGCCATAATTGGCCGCATCCCAATCCTTCGTATAACCAGCAGGTATCTGGTTAATAGCCGAATCACAATCCATCACAATCGCATTCACCACCTCCTCTACCGATTGCCGCGGCAAATTCAGATTCTCTGACACTTCAAAAGGACGCATCGCCAGCACTATTCTGCCATAACGCTTAAAAAGCTCGTAATGAAACATAGCCCTGAGAAAGAAAGCTTCGCCTCTCAACCCGGGAAGATCCGTAATGGGATAAAGCGCACTGGCAGGCGACTTCTTAAGAAATGTGTTCACCACCCTTAACCCATTATAAGAGTTTGTGTATTGCTCATCATAGGTCCGCAGTGGCCCCCAAGTGCCATTATTAAAATAGTTGATGTTGCTATTCAGGTTCGAATTCACAGCCTCGTCACAGGCGCTGGCCATAATAGCGCCCGCATTATCTACATTATACCGGCTGACGAGATAATTATACCCGGTGTTCAGGAATTCCCTGACACGGCGATCCGTTACCCAGATAGACTCCTCAGGAATAGGCCCCAGCGTATATTCAGGCTCAAAAAAATCCTTACTGCATCCCGTAATAAATAGCAGCAAAGTGATTAGTCCGTATGGTACATATAACTTCTTCATGGCAATTCGTATAAGTCTTTAAAATTTTACACTGATACCCAGTGTATACGTTTTCATATAGGGATAATTGGACCCGATACCTGCATCTGGCGTCTCAGGGTCAATACCTGATCCCAGTTTAGAGATGGTGAGCAGGTTAAACCCGCCTACAAAAAATCTCGCACTTTGCATCCTCAGCCTGTTGGCTGTTTTCTCAGAAAGAGAAAAGCCAACCTCAAGAGTTCTCAGTTTCAGAAAATCACCGGAACGAAGCCAGAAATCAGAATTAGCTGTATTGTTGCCATTATCTGTAATGCCAATACGAGGATAACTGGCAGTAGCCGCATTTTCAATCGTCCATGCCTCCTTCGATAACTGATTTAACCCATTAGGCCCTGCGTATACCACAGGCTTAATATCAATCGTGCGCCCGTGCACTCCCTGGAATTGAGCGCTGATATCGAAAAGCTTATAACGGACATTCAGCCCAAAACCATAGTAAACATTGGGAATATCTGTATAATCGGTATTTACAGCATCGCGGCTGTCAATAATATTATCACCGTTTACATCTTTGTATTTGATATCACCCGGCACAACCAAACCCGATAATGTTTGCTTGGGGCTATTATTTATTTCATCCTGGCTTTGAAATAAACCTTGCGACACATAAAAACGTTTGGTCCCGGAAAGTGCTACATTGCCAATGTTATGATCTACAGGCGACTGATACGCTAACGTGCCGGAAGGCAATGATTGACGCAATATTTTATTGGCGGCATAAGTAAAATTCGCATTCAGTAAGAAATGGAAGTCTTTAATATGCTTTTGATAAACAGCTCCCATATCAAAGCCTTTGCTGCTCGCTTGTCCATAGTTAACAGCGCTTACTCCTACACCCAGTATACCTGGCATATTCGCACTGTTAAGTATATCTATACGCTTTTCAGTAAACACATCTGCCGACAACGACAGCTCATTCTTCAATAGCGAAAGATCAGCCCCTATATTCAAACGATCGATCTTCTCCCACGTTGTAAGCGGGTTGCCCGTAGGACTTACCTCATATGCCGTAGTTGTGCTGGAGAAAGAGGAACCAAGAATGGGTCCTGCTCCACGGGTAAACAAAGCCCTGTAAGGAAGACGTACCCAGTTGCCATTGGCATCATAGGTGGGCGCCAGGTTACCGGTACGCCCATATGAACCTCTTAACTTAAGATAGTTGAGCCATTTGGCGCCTTTCAGGAAACCTTCATCCGATATCACCCAGCCTGCAGACACAGCAGGGAAGAAGCCAAAACGACGACCGGGGGCATAGTTTTCAGACCCGGAATAACTACCGGTAAATCCAACAAAATAACGGTCGTTAAAGCCATA
The Filimonas effusa genome window above contains:
- a CDS encoding RagB/SusD family nutrient uptake outer membrane protein, whose product is MKKLYVPYGLITLLLFITGCSKDFFEPEYTLGPIPEESIWVTDRRVREFLNTGYNYLVSRYNVDNAGAIMASACDEAVNSNLNSNINYFNNGTWGPLRTYDEQYTNSYNGLRVVNTFLKKSPASALYPITDLPGLRGEAFFLRAMFHYELFKRYGRIVLAMRPFEVSENLNLPRQSVEEVVNAIVMDCDSAINQIPAGYTKDWDAANYGRATKAAGMALKAKVLLIYASPLYNAGNEVSRWQKAADAAKAVIDQNKHGLLSATDYPNLWNYTNTATAYNKEVIFATPAGSVNTIESYNAPIGFTGGLGRTNPTQELVDAFEMKTGKPITDAGSGYDPKNPYANRDPRLNLFVVYNGANFKTGSLSRNVETFDGGLDNIPTNVNTTKSGYYMRKFLSSSATYNITGTTSVRRPWVFFRYADILLMYAEALNEAAGPNAEVYKSVDAVRVRAGMPALPTGLNQADMRERIKNERRVELCFEEQRFFDVRRWKQGETYFNKPVHGMKITKSGTTLTYTPFVIEDRVFSNKNYLYPIPQAELDKAGNLGQNPDY